The following DNA comes from bacterium BMS3Abin08.
AGCAGGTTGTTGTGTGCAATATGTCCTGCTACGGACGTGAGCTTTCCGGTCAACGGGACAATGCCTGCCTCTGAGAGTTCATAGTAGCCATTGATTAGGAGCTGGAATACTAATATGACGAGCAGCCACTCGGTGACAATAAAAAACCTCCTTAGATCAATGTGCAGGCTTTTCCTGACAAACATG
Coding sequences within:
- a CDS encoding iron permease FTR1 family protein, which translates into the protein MLSAVTLNRDAVLSFIGSVLGLTLAVVFCVMFVRKSLHIDLRRFFIVTEWLLVILVFQLLINGYYELSEAGIVPLTGKLTSVAGHIAHNNLLFFTALLALPLFIWLSRKRNRLEAHRLKY